One part of the Lytechinus pictus isolate F3 Inbred chromosome 3, Lp3.0, whole genome shotgun sequence genome encodes these proteins:
- the LOC129258047 gene encoding uncharacterized protein LOC129258047: MVRMKEIARSHVWWPRIDYDIEQMVKSCQTCQQTRNVPTVATLMPWVWPQSPWTRIHIDYAQKDKKDYLVITDAYSKWPEVIMMYNIGCNYFSIEGLVQQHATTGQTPAGLFLGRELRTRLSLVRPSTKDKVINKQSDQKLHHDKQHGLREFFPGDRVLVKDFRQDETWWSGTVAERRAPKSYVVILEDGRVWKRHVDQLRSECKVSMDDSTHTQVPTPSAHVGPTETLETERHLSAPESLEGNHSPIQAGSQIEDDPDIMPPNSGEVLPLRRSKRVRKTPDRLIESM; this comes from the exons ATGGTGCGTATGAAGGAAATTGCTCGCAGTCATGTTTGGTGGCCCAGGATTGACTATGACATAGAGCAGATGGTGAAGTCATGCCAGACTTGCCAGCAGACTCGGAACGTTCCAACAGTGGCGACACTTATGCCATGGGTATGGCCACAGTCACCATGGACACGTATACACATAGATTATGCCCAGAAGGACAAGAAGGACTATCTAGTCATCACAGATGCATATTCCAAGTGGCCAGAGGTCATTATGATGTACAACATCGGCTGCAACTATTTCAGCATTGAAGGACTTGTTCAGCAA CATGCAACAACTGGACAGACCCCAGCAGGTTTGTTTCTTGGACGGGAGCTTCGCACACGTCTCAGCTTGGTCAGACCTAGTACCAAGGACAAGGTCATTAACAAGCAGAGTGACCAAAAGCTTCATCATGACAAACAACATGGTCTGCGTGAATTCTTCCCTGGAGATCGCGTGTTAGTCAAAGACTTTCGTCAAGATGAAACTTGGTGGTCAGGAACAGTCGCTGAACGACGAGCACCAAAGTCCTATGTAGTCATCCTGGAGGATGGCAGAGTCTGGAAAAGACATGTGGATCAGCTGCGGTCAGAATGCAAGGTGTCGATGGACGATTCCACTCATACACAGGTGCCAACACCATCAGCGCATGTGGGTCCAACAGAGACTTTAGAAACTGAAAGACATTTGTCTGCCCCAGAAAGTCTGGAGGGTAATCACTCTCCCATACAGGCGGGCTCACAGATCGAAGATGATCCTGACATTATGCCTCCCAATTCTGGCGAGGTACTCCCTCTTCGACGTTCTAAGCGTGTAAGGAAGACGCCGGATCGGCTCATCGAGTCCATGTAA
- the LOC129258045 gene encoding proline-rich protein 36-like translates to MLLERKGGITREYFNSLVSVPEGFLDHLDFTTFCMAPQHTGSPYTPPVRTPPQASMVPPTQLLATESPQSSIAQPTQLSATPSLRILPAPEAHMPMVGYPRVPQQQGQVVLNQAAPPQSAPPAPPPQMQAAPLAQMPVAPPPHALPQMSVAPPPHAPPQMPAVPPLQPAAVPSYQMAMAPSSKVPSPRHAPTNPVQGLSPALQPAPSRSWVVPPHQSTMHLPPQSPTASQSSVKASMNKTTGRSRQMGSQSLIHMGSLPKTINFDGRGSWRGFYLKFMAYADELGWSSIQRKYQMWWCMKDVGSDYFSLLMSRDRDMSFEDLVRRMERRFGADDPLEIAQMEFMLAHQLAEEGII, encoded by the coding sequence ATGCTGTTGGAACGTAAAGGTGGCATTACAAGAGAGTATTTCAATTCCCTGGTTTCTGTACCGGAGGGGTTTTTGGATCATTTAGATTTTACAACTTTCTGTATGGCACCACAGCATACAGGGTCACCTTACACACCTCCAGTGCGAACACCGCCACAGGCTTCGATGGTTCCACCGACACAGCTACTAGCGACTGAGTCACCGCAGAGTTCGATAGCTCAGCCTACGCAGTTATCTGCTACTCCCTCGCTGCGAATATTACCAGCTCCAGAGGCGCATATGCCTATGGTCGGGTATCCTCGCGTACCTCAGCAACAGGGGCAAGTGGTACTGAATCAAGCAGCCCCGCCGCAGAGTGCGCCACCAGCACCGCCACCACAGATGCAAGCAGCCCCACTGGCACAGATGCCAGTGGCCCCGCCACCACATGCGTTGCCACAGATGTCAGTGGCCCCGCCGCCACATGCGCCGCCACAGATGCCAGCGGTACCACCATTGCAACCAGCAGCGGTCCCATCATACCAGATGGCAATGGCGCCGTCATCAAAGGTCCCCTCACCTCGGCATGCACCAACCAATCCGGTGCAAGGGTTATCACCAGCGTTGCAGCCAGCACCGTCTCGGTCATGGGTGGTCCCACCACATCAGTCCACAATGCATCTGCCACCCCAGAGCCCCACCGCCAGCCAGTCATCGGTGAAGGCATCAATGAATAAGACTACTGGCCGCTCCAGGCAAATGGGTTCACAGTCATTGATCCACATGGGTTCGCTCCCCAAGACCATTAACTTTGATGGCCGAGGGAGCTGGAGAGGATTTTACCTCAAGTTCATGGCCTATGCAGACGAGCTGGGCTGGTCTTCCATTCAGAGGAAATATCAGATGTGGTGGTGCATGAAGGATGTAGGAAGTGATTACTTCTCGCTCCTAATGTCGCGTGATAGAGACATGTCCTTTGAAGACCTTGTGAGGAGAATGGAGCGTCGTTTCGGCGCTGATGACCCTCTGGAAATAGCTCAAATGGAGTTCATGCTGGCGCATCAGCTGGCTGAGGAAGGAATCATTTAA
- the LOC129258046 gene encoding uncharacterized protein K02A2.6-like, whose protein sequence is MTLTLVVVKTSKQAPPLLGRSWLRKLKLDWKSLISDPQYSISVDADVGTVLQQEFADVFEEGLGKAKGPPASLHLKEGARPKFCKARNVPFALRPAVEEELKRMQEYDIIYPVDYSEWATPLVCIPKADGRVRLCGDYKVTVNQQIHCDQYAIPTTEQVFSNLVGGKKFSKIDLKCAYQQMMLDEALQELVTINTHRGLFRYTRLPFGISSSPTIWQKFIEQVISGLDCTCAIMDDVLVTGNTDQEHMRNLK, encoded by the coding sequence ATGACACTTACCTTGGTAGTCGTCAAGACTTCTAAACAGGCTCCACCTCTCTTGGGACGCTCTTGGCTGAGGAAACTGAAGCTAGACTGGAAATCATTGATATCTGATCCTCAGTATTCAATCAGTGTTGATGCAGATGTGGGAACGGTTCTGCAGCAGGAGTTTGCAGATGTATTTGAGGAAGGACTTGGGAAAGCTAAAGGCCCACCAGCGTCATTGCATCTGAAGGAAGGTGCTCGACCAAAGTTCTGCAAGGCACGCAACGTTCCTTTTGCTCTACGTCCTGCAGTTGAGGAGGAACTAAAACGGATGCAggaatatgacatcatataCCCTGTAGATTACAGTGAATGGGCAACCCCATTAGTATGCATACCGAAGGCCGATGGACGGGTACGCCTATGTGGAGATTACAAGGTGACCGTGAATCAGCAGATTCATTGTGATCAGTACGCCATTCCTACTACAGAACAAGTATTTTCAAACTTGGTTGGAGGAAAGAAGTTCTCTAAGATTGATCTTAAATGTGCATACCAGCAAATGATGTTGGACGAAGCTTTACAGGAACTGGTGACGATCAACACCCACCGAGGTCTCTTCCGCTACACCAGGCTGCCATTTGGTATTTCATCTAGCCCAACTATTTGGCAGAAATTCATAGAGCAGGTCATATCTGGACTGGATTGTACTTGCGCTATCATGGACGATGTGCTCGTGACAGGAAACACAGACCAAGAGCACATGAGAAATCTGAAGTAA